One genomic window of Pseudomonas chlororaphis subsp. piscium includes the following:
- a CDS encoding alpha/beta fold hydrolase, producing the protein MSDWLLDQQYRFNGYTVRYAIHGDGPPLVLVHGTPFSSYVWHRIAPHFSASHRVHYFDLLGYGQSEQAAGQDVSLGVQNQLLAELLEHWGLERPDVVAHDFGGATALRAHLLNGKDYRSLTLIDPVALPPWGSPFVQHVRQHEQAFSGVPDYIQRAIVPAYIRGAIQREIPDQELAPYVQPWLGASGQAAFYRQIAQMDECYTTEVAGLYPSIRCPTQILWGEDDQWIPIERGRQLHQLIPGSRFQAVPNAGHLLQEDAPEAIIAALLRFLPQPGSKA; encoded by the coding sequence ATGAGCGACTGGCTTCTGGATCAGCAATATCGCTTCAACGGGTACACAGTGCGCTATGCCATTCACGGCGATGGCCCTCCCCTGGTATTGGTGCACGGCACGCCCTTTTCTTCCTACGTCTGGCACCGCATCGCCCCGCACTTCAGCGCCAGCCACCGGGTGCATTATTTCGACCTGCTGGGCTACGGTCAGTCGGAACAGGCCGCTGGCCAGGATGTGTCCCTCGGCGTGCAGAACCAGCTGCTGGCCGAACTGCTGGAGCACTGGGGCCTGGAGCGCCCGGACGTGGTGGCCCACGACTTCGGCGGCGCCACCGCCCTGCGCGCCCACCTGCTCAACGGCAAGGACTACCGCAGCCTGACCCTGATCGACCCGGTGGCGCTGCCGCCCTGGGGCTCGCCCTTCGTGCAGCACGTGCGCCAGCATGAACAGGCCTTCAGCGGCGTGCCGGACTACATCCAGCGCGCCATTGTGCCGGCCTACATCCGCGGGGCGATCCAGCGCGAGATCCCCGACCAGGAGCTGGCGCCCTACGTCCAGCCCTGGCTCGGCGCCAGCGGCCAGGCCGCCTTCTACCGGCAGATCGCGCAGATGGACGAGTGCTACACCACGGAAGTGGCCGGGCTCTATCCGAGCATTCGTTGCCCGACCCAGATCCTCTGGGGCGAGGACGATCAGTGGATCCCCATCGAGCGCGGGCGCCAGTTGCACCAGCTGATCCCCGGCTCGCGGTTCCAGGCCGTACCCAATGCCGGCCACCTGCTGCAAGAGGATGCCCCGGAAGCCATAATCGCCGCGCTCCTGCGTTTTCTGCCCCAGCCCGGGAGCAAGGCATGA
- the codB gene encoding cytosine permease encodes MTQHASGNDYPLSEVPMHARKGLASTAMVLLGFTFFTATMFAGGKLGVAFSFGQMLGVIVLGNLLLGLYAAGLGYIAFKSGLNSVLMGRFCFGEVGSKLSDLILGFTQIGWYAWGTATAAVVLGKYFELGQGTVLGLMVLFGMVFCATAYVGYRGLEILSYIAVPAMALLLLLSMWVATVKVGGLDGLLAVVPSASLDLSTAITLVFGTFVSGATQATNWTRFSRSARVAVLASLIGFFIGNGLMVLIGAYGAIVYQQPDVVEVLLLQGFAMAAMAMLLLNIWSTQDNTIYNFAVAGCNLLRTGRRKTVTLVGAVIGTLLALLGMYDMLVPYLILLGTVIPPIGGVIMADFFYRYRGQYPRLADSKLPAFNWAGLGAYAIGTVAAFGSPWVAPLVGIAAAALSYMLLSSLLGARATTAADIQA; translated from the coding sequence ATGACCCAGCACGCATCCGGCAACGACTACCCACTCAGCGAAGTCCCGATGCACGCGCGCAAGGGCCTGGCCTCCACGGCCATGGTGCTGCTGGGGTTCACCTTTTTCACCGCCACCATGTTCGCCGGCGGCAAGCTCGGCGTGGCCTTCAGCTTTGGCCAGATGCTCGGGGTGATCGTCCTCGGCAACCTGCTGCTGGGCCTGTACGCGGCGGGCCTGGGCTACATCGCCTTCAAGAGCGGCCTGAACTCGGTGCTGATGGGGCGCTTCTGTTTCGGCGAGGTGGGCAGCAAGCTCAGCGACCTGATCCTCGGTTTCACCCAGATCGGCTGGTACGCCTGGGGCACCGCCACCGCGGCAGTGGTGCTGGGCAAATATTTCGAGCTGGGCCAGGGCACGGTGCTGGGGCTGATGGTGCTGTTCGGTATGGTGTTCTGCGCCACCGCCTACGTCGGTTACCGCGGGCTGGAAATCCTCTCTTATATCGCGGTGCCGGCCATGGCCCTGCTGCTGTTGCTGTCGATGTGGGTGGCCACGGTCAAGGTCGGCGGTCTCGATGGGTTGCTGGCCGTGGTGCCGAGCGCCAGCCTCGACCTGTCCACGGCCATCACCCTGGTGTTCGGCACCTTTGTCAGCGGCGCCACCCAGGCCACCAACTGGACGCGTTTTTCCCGCTCGGCCAGGGTCGCGGTACTGGCCAGCCTGATCGGCTTTTTTATCGGCAACGGCCTGATGGTGCTGATCGGTGCCTACGGCGCCATCGTCTACCAGCAGCCGGACGTGGTCGAAGTGCTGCTGTTGCAGGGCTTCGCCATGGCCGCCATGGCCATGCTCCTGCTGAATATCTGGAGCACCCAGGACAACACCATCTACAACTTCGCCGTCGCCGGCTGCAACCTGCTGCGCACCGGCCGGCGCAAGACCGTGACCCTGGTCGGCGCGGTGATCGGCACCCTGCTGGCGCTGCTGGGCATGTACGACATGCTGGTGCCCTACCTGATTCTGCTGGGCACGGTGATCCCGCCGATTGGCGGGGTGATCATGGCCGACTTCTTCTATCGCTACCGCGGCCAGTACCCGCGCCTGGCCGACAGCAAGCTGCCGGCGTTCAACTGGGCCGGCCTGGGCGCCTACGCCATCGGCACCGTGGCGGCCTTCGGCTCGCCCTGGGTCGCGCCGCTGGTGGGCATCGCGGCCGCCGCCCTGAGCTACATGCTGCTGAGCAGCCTGCTCGGCGCGCGCGCCACGACCGCGGCGGACATCCAGGCATGA
- a CDS encoding NUDIX hydrolase, whose product MENTWLTHAKRLQALASTGLHFCKDPFDRERYQEVADIAHDMLAQLGNVPLERITGLVSDFAQRYSTPMVEVRGALIEEQKILLVREMTDGLWALPGGYADVGLSAAENVIKEIHEEAGLEVTVRGLYSVRHKAKGPYKADHRDFYKLYFLCDRQHGAAPVAGSETTEAAFFALDQLPALSLGRTVERDIQEAFDFHQGKTTQVRFD is encoded by the coding sequence ATGGAAAACACCTGGCTCACCCACGCCAAACGCTTGCAGGCCCTCGCCTCCACCGGGCTGCATTTCTGCAAGGACCCCTTCGATCGCGAGCGTTACCAGGAAGTCGCCGACATCGCCCACGACATGCTCGCGCAACTGGGCAATGTCCCGCTGGAACGCATCACCGGCCTGGTCTCGGATTTTGCCCAACGCTATTCGACACCGATGGTGGAAGTGCGCGGCGCGCTGATCGAGGAACAGAAGATCCTCCTGGTGCGGGAAATGACTGACGGCCTCTGGGCCTTGCCCGGCGGCTACGCCGATGTCGGCCTGTCGGCCGCCGAAAACGTGATCAAGGAAATCCACGAAGAAGCCGGACTCGAGGTGACCGTGCGGGGCCTGTACAGCGTCCGGCACAAGGCCAAGGGGCCGTACAAGGCCGATCACCGCGATTTCTACAAGCTGTATTTCCTCTGCGACCGGCAACACGGCGCAGCGCCAGTGGCCGGCAGCGAAACCACCGAGGCCGCCTTCTTCGCCCTCGACCAGCTGCCGGCGCTGTCCCTGGGACGCACCGTGGAACGGGATATCCAGGAAGCCTTCGACTTTCATCAGGGCAAGACCACCCAGGTGCGGTTCGACTGA
- a CDS encoding nucleoside 2-deoxyribosyltransferase, which produces MSPRIYLAGFDLFRRDAIARGEYLKNLCQAQGLQGLYPFDHQVPAQPTPEQTAQLICQQNLQMIRDCDAVLANLNDFRGLEPDSGTAFEVGMAIALGKPVWAWFDAPTTLREQVPHDADGRDAEGFLVEDFNLPRNLMLACTWAGHSRSAEEALPRLAAYLAQQPPRF; this is translated from the coding sequence ATGAGCCCACGCATCTACCTCGCCGGCTTCGACCTGTTTCGCCGCGATGCCATCGCCCGCGGCGAATACCTCAAGAACCTGTGCCAGGCCCAGGGCCTGCAAGGCCTCTACCCCTTCGACCATCAGGTGCCGGCCCAGCCGACGCCGGAGCAGACCGCCCAACTGATCTGCCAGCAGAACCTGCAGATGATCCGTGACTGCGACGCGGTGCTGGCCAACCTCAACGACTTTCGCGGCCTGGAGCCGGACTCCGGCACCGCCTTCGAGGTGGGCATGGCCATCGCCCTGGGCAAACCGGTGTGGGCCTGGTTCGACGCCCCCACGACCCTGCGCGAGCAAGTGCCCCATGACGCCGACGGCCGCGACGCCGAAGGTTTCCTGGTGGAGGATTTCAACCTGCCGCGCAACCTGATGCTGGCCTGCACCTGGGCCGGCCACAGCCGCAGCGCCGAAGAAGCCTTGCCGCGCCTGGCCGCTTACCTCGCACAGCAGCCGCCAAGGTTCTGA